The following are encoded in a window of Podospora pseudoanserina strain CBS 124.78 chromosome 6, whole genome shotgun sequence genomic DNA:
- a CDS encoding hypothetical protein (EggNog:ENOG503P9Q4) translates to MADSRNPSTASNTSPTTTNFPISPSPTSPRRDRRDSDEWDASKVPPSRFQKRKGSIYAVPGSRDGHVDSNYAHKFHELHAEKGYTGFGTPNYNQTTTTKKQ, encoded by the exons ATGGCCG ACTCCcgcaacccctccacagcctccaacacctccccaaccacaaccaacttccccatctccccatctcccacctccccaagacGCGACCGTCGCGACAGCGACGAGTGGG ACGCCTCCAAagtccccccctcccgcttCCAAAAGCGCAAAGGATCAATCTACGCCGTCCCCGGCTCCCGCGACGGTCACGTCGACTCCAACTACGCCCACAAGTTCCACGAGCTCCACGCCGAAAAAGGCTACACTGGGTTTGGCACGCCGAATTACAAccaaaccacaaccacaaagAAACAGTAG
- the SYF1 gene encoding pre-mRNA-splicing factor syf1 (EggNog:ENOG503NU3E; BUSCO:EOG09261XNU; COG:A) produces MALALSSGRQPDLALVSDDDYPYEQDIQRNPGSTKPWLAYIDYKIQHGTLREQAYVMERACIQLPRSYKLWKMYLRFRTKHVAKLNAAIFTSEYQKVNALFERALILLNKMPRIWEMYLNFLMQQPLVTLTRHTFDRALRALPITQHNRIWALYRPFANSAEGLTAVKIWRRYTQVHPEDAEDFIELLIQSELYTEAVKRYIDILNNPRFQSKNGKGHYELWSEMVDLLVEHAVDIETGHETGIDVERIIRSGIERFADQRGKLWCGLATYWIRRGSFERARDVFEEGITTVMTVRDFTLIFDSYTEFEESVIGALMEMASGRAEKGVVDEVADFDLDIRMMRFEHLMDRRPFLLNDVLLRQNPNNVTEWEKRVALWGDNKQEVVQTYTDAIAAIQPKKAVGAFHQLWANYAKFYENGGDIRSARTIMEKAVKVPFKSVAELADMWIEWAEMELRNENFDDAVRIMAKAVQAPKRSNVDYFDETLSPQQRVHKSWKLWSFYVDLVESVSTLEETKKIYERIFELRIATPQTVVNYANLLEEHKYFEESFKIYERGLDLFSYPVAFELWNLYLTKAVDRKISIERLRDLFEQAVEDCPAKFAKVIYLMYGNLEEERGLARHAMRIYERATRAVSDEDRADMFNFYITKSASNFGLPSTRPIYERAIATLPDNEAKDMCLKFADMEKRLGEIDRARAIYGHGSQFCDPRTNPGFWQKWEQFEVQHGNEDTFKEMLRIKRSVQAQYNTDVNFIASQALARAQQAKNGEGGGEVDQEVADAMEQLERQARAPAGFVAASEGIKGSVVAPKVVEVANPDAIELDDME; encoded by the exons ATGGCGCTGGCACTCTCCTCTGGCCGCCAGCCTGATCTGGCGCTTGTG TCCGATGATGACTACCCCTACGAGCAAGACATTCAACGAAACCCCGGCAGCACCAAGCCATGGCTCGCCTACATTGACTACAAGATTCAACATGGGACACTTCGCGAGCAAGCCTACGTCATGGAGAGGGCATGTATCCAATTGCCGCGCTCCTATAAGCTGTGGAAAATG TATTTACGATTCCGAACGAAGCACGTCGCAAAGCTCAAtgccgccatcttcacctccgAATACCAAAAGGTCAATGCACTCTTTGAGCGGGCGCtgatcctcctcaacaaaaTGCCGCGCATCTGGGAGATGTACCTCAACTTCCTCATGCAGCAGcccctcgtcaccctcaCACGACACACCTTCGACCGCGCACTCCGAGCACTTCCGATTACACAACACAACAGGATATGGGCCTTGTACCGACCGTTCGCCAACTCGGCCGAGGGTTTGACGGCTGTCAAGATCTGGAGGCGCTACACACAGGTCCACCCGGAGGATGCCGAAGACTTTATCGAACTTTTGATTCAGAGCGAGCTGTACACCGAGGCAGTCAAGAGGTACATCGACATTCTCAACAACCCACGATTCCAGAGCAAGAACGGGAAGGGGCACTACGAGCTTTGGAGCGAGATGGTGGATCTGTTGGTGGAGCACGCTGTCGACATTGAAACGGGACACGAAACAGGCATTGACGTGGAACGGATCATTCGGAGCGGAATCGAACGGTTCGCGGACCAGCGCGGGAAACTGTGGTGCGGCCTGGCTACCTACTGGATTCGAAGGGGCAGCTTTGAGAGGGCAAGAGATGTTTTTGAGGAGGGCATCACAACAGTTATGACCGTCCGGGACTTTACGCTCATTTTTGACTCGTACACTGAGTTTGAGGAGTCTGTCATTGGGGCGCTGATGGAGATGGCCTCGGGGCGGGCGGAAAAGGgcgtggtggatgaggtggcTGATTTTGATCTGGATATCAGGATGATGCGGTTTGAACATCTGATGGACCGCCGACCGTTCCTCTTGAACGATGTGTTACTACGACAGAACCCGAACAATGTCACCgagtgggagaagagagTTGCTCTGTGGGGAGACAACAAGCAGGAGGTTGTACAGACTTATACGGATGCTATCGCTGCTATTCAGCCAAAGAAGGCCGTTGGCGCCTTCCATCAGTTGTGGGCTAACTATGCCAAATTCTACGAAAACGGAGGGGATATCCGGAGCGCGAGGACTATCATGGAAAAGGCGGTCAAGGTGCCCTTCAAGTCGGTAGCTGAGCTAGCCGACATGTGGATCGAGTGGGCAGAGATGGAACTCCGCAACGAGAACTTTGACGATGCCGTCCGGATCATGGCCAAAGCTGTCCAAGCTCCGAAGAGATCCAATGTCGACTACTTTGACGAGACATTATCTCCCCAACAGCGAGTACACAAGAGCTGGAAGCTGTGGTCGTTCTACGTCGACCTCGTCGAGAGCGTCAGCACCCTGGAGGAAACCAAGAAGATTTACGAAAGAATATTCGAGCTCCGCATCGCCACGCCCCAGACTGTGGTCAACTACGCCAACCTACTCGAGGAGCACAAGTACTTTGAAGAGTCTTTCAAGATCTACGAGCGCGGCCTTGATCTCTTCTCTTACCCCGTAGCCTTTGAGCTATGGAATCTCTACCTAACCAAGGCCGTCGACCGCAAGATCAGCATCGAGCGTCTGAGAGATCTCTTTGAACAAGCCGTTGAAGACTGCCCGGCCAAGTTCGCCAAGGTGATCTACCTCATGTACGGCAACCTAGAAGAGGAGCGCGGTCTAGCCCGGCACGCGATGCGCATTTATGAGCGGGCAACGCGTGCCGTGTCGGACGAGGACAGGGCGGACATGTTTAATTTCTATATTACCAAGTCGGCCTCTAATTTCGGTCTCCCATCCACGCGCCCTATTTACGAGCGCGCCatcgccaccctccccgacaACGAAGCAAAGGACATGTGCCTCAAATTCGCGGACATGGAAAAACGTCTTGGGGAAATCGACCGTGCAAGGGCCATCTACGGCCATGGATCCCAGTTTTGCGATCCCAGGACAAACCCTGGGTTTTGGCAAAAATGGGAGCAGTTTGAGGTGCAACATGGCAATGAGGACACGTTCAAGGAGATGCTGCGGATCAAGCGGTCGGTGCAGGCGCAGTACAACACCGATGTCAACTTTATTGCCTCGCAGGCGCTGGCGAGAGCACAGCAGGCCAAGAAcggcgaaggaggaggagaggttgatcAGGAGGTGGCGGACGCGATGGAGCAGCTGGAACGGCAGGCTCGTGCCCCGGCGGGATTTGTTGCGGCGAGCGAGGGGATCAAGGGGAGTGTGGTTGCTCCCAAGGTGGTCGAGGTGGCAAACCCGGATGCTATCGAGCTTGATGATATGGAATGA
- a CDS encoding hypothetical protein (COG:Q; EggNog:ENOG503NW2S) — protein sequence MLLPAAARLRYKSFSQLFKTSTKSNARLILAPLFTPPSITRTMSSAVAKRLEGKTVVITGASSGIGRSTAFEFARTAPKNLKLVLTARRIDTLKQIAADIVAEVGEGVKVLPVQLDVSNPEEVKTFVGKLPEEFRDINVLVNNAGLVKGLARAPEIAEEDINIMFNTNVTGLINMTQAILPIFKKRPEGGAGDIINVGSIAGREPYPGGSIYCATKAAVRSFTDALRKELIATRIRVMEIDPGQVETEFSVVRFYGDKAKADAVYAGCEPLTPDDIAEVVVFVAGRRENVVIADTLIFPSHQAGAGILHKKST from the exons ATGTTGTTGCCTGCCGCCGCAAGACTGAGGTATAAATCATTTTCTCAACTTTTCAAAACTTCGACAAAATCAAACGCTCGGCTCATCCTTGCCCCGCTCTTCACCCCGCCATCAATCACAAGAACAATGTCCTCCGCTGTTGCTAAGCGCCTCGAGGGCAAAACGGTGGTCATTACCGGTGCTAGTTCCGGCATCGGAAGGAGCACCGCTTTTGAGTTTGCTCGTACTGCTCCAAAGAACCTGAAGCTTGTTCTTACCGCGAGGAGGATTGATACGCTGAAGCAGATCGCGGCGGATATTGTTGCCGAGGTAGGTGAGGGGGTCAAGGTGTTGCCTGTTCAGCTTGATGTGAGCAACcccgaggaggtcaagactTTTGTCGGGAAACTGCCGGAGGAGTTTAGGGATATTAATGTTTTGGTGAACAATGC GGGTCTCGTCAAAGGTCTCGCCCGGGCACCCGAGATTGCCGAGGAAGATATCAACATCATGTTCAATACCAACGTTACTGGTCTGATCAACATGACACAGGCTATTCTCCCCATCTTCAAGAAGCGGcctgagggtggtgctggcgacatcatcaacgtTGGCAGCATCGCTGGCCGTGAGCCATACCCCGGTGGCAGCATCTACTGCGCTACCAAGGCGGCCGTTCGCAGCTTCACCGATGCTTTGCGCAAGGAGCTTATCGCTACTCGCATTAGGGTCATGGAGATTGACCCCGGTCAGGTTGAGACTGAGTTCTCTGTTGTCAGATTCTACGgtgacaaggccaaggcggaCGCTGTCTATGCGGGCTGCGAGCCGTTGACGCCAGATGACATTGCCGAGGTGGTTGTATTTGTTGCTGGCAGAAGGGAGAATGTTGTTATTGCTGATACTCTGATCTTCCCCAGTCACCAG GCCGGTGCTGGTATCTTACACAAGAAGTCGACTTAA
- a CDS encoding hypothetical protein (COG:E; EggNog:ENOG503Q4WZ), whose amino-acid sequence MSTTTTTSIKARWAQRLIRIKLAAELNALQEKESFRGGHPEGGLAGWLPISSTEGPFTWDNLPHDISLEHDEGHRHCHDGDGAGDFTLPAHKVCIVGAGVAGLYIAMILDSLKISYDILEANPNRLGGRCYTYRFSEEPHDYYDIGAMRYPKIPTMQRTFDLFELTKMPLIPYYLDGPANPKLFNDRFFAHGVIDPYHVSRRNGGGVPDDVVDNVDKLLNDAFGPYKDELAKDFDKGFDNLMTVDDYSTREFLRRGGPDGTLPKYDFFAIQWMETQGTSTNLFDQAFSESVMDSFDFENPTHDVEWFCIEGGTSLLADAMQASLSTKVETGKRVEVISINWTSHDDGNMSVKCAGETEVRTGYSTVFSTTTLGCLGRMDLRSLQLHPSQKDAIRALHYDESVKVALKFSYPWWIVDCGITEGGVASTDLPLRTCVYPSYNLHDGKENPAVLLASYTWAQDATRVGSLVNNRASPAGEEELVELILRNLALLHAETISYDKIRAAFTGVHHAYSWPQDPNTAGAFALFGPGQFSNLYPYLTRPAADSKFHIVGEASSAHHAWIVGALDSAVAAVLRFLKRFELRNQLRELEEKWGGVEELETGAKGTLHLQVAMGMLREKNQVKV is encoded by the coding sequence AtgagcaccaccactacGACTAGCATCAAGGCTCGCTGGGCTCAGCGGCTCATCCGCATCAAGCTTGCGGCGGAACTCAACGCCCTTCAGGAGAAGGAGTCATTCAGAGGTGGTCACCCAGAGGGCGGTCTGGCAGGTTGGCTTCCAATCTCCAGCACAGAAGGACCTTTCACCTGGGACAACCTGCCTCATGATATAAGTCTTGAACACGACGAGGGCCATCGTCATTGCcacgatggcgatggcgctGGCGACTTTACCCTGCCAGCTCACAAAGTCTGCATTGTAGGCGCCGGTGTCGCGGGCCTCTACATCGCGATGATCCTCGACAGCTTGAAGATTAGTTATGATATCCTCGAGGCTAACCCGAACCGTTTGGGCGGACGTTGTTATACGTACCGCTTCAGCGAGGAACCACACGATTACTACGACATTGGCGCCATGCGATACCCCAAGATTCCCACCATGCAACGCACCTTCGACCTGTTCGAACTCACCAAGATGCCCTTGATCCCATACTACCTGGATGGCCCAGCAAACCCCAAGCTCTTCAATGACCGTTTCTTCGCTCACGGCGTCATTGACCCCTATCATGTGAGCAGAAGAAACGGTGGCGGCGTCCccgatgatgttgtcgacaaTGTTGACAAGCTTCTCAATGATGCTTTCGGACCATACAAGGACGAACTTGCCAAGGATTTCGACAAGGGGTTCGACAATCTGATGACGGTTGACGACTACAGCACCCGCGAGTTCCTAAGACGAGGCGGCCCAGACGGAACGCTGCCCAAGTATGACTTCTTTGCCATCCAGTGGATGGAAACCCAAGGGACCTCAACTAACCTCTTCGACCAGGCCTTTTCCGAGAGTGTAATGGACTCGTTCGACTTTGAGAACCCAACGCACGATGTCGAGTGGTTCTGCATCGAGGGCGGCACATCACTCCTCGCCGACGCCATGCAAGCCAGTCTCAGCACCAAGGTTGAGACAGGTAAGCGTGTCGAAGTCATCTCCATCAACTGGACCTCACATGACGACGGCAACATGTCTGTCAAATGTGCCGGTGAAACCGAAGTCCGCACGGGATACAGCACCGTGTTCAGCACCACAACCCTCGGTTGCCTCGGCCGCATGGACTTGCGcagcctccagctccatccCTCGCAGAAGGACGCCATTCGCGCCCTGCACTACGACGAATCAGTCAAGGTGGCTCTCAAGTTCTCGTACCCCTGGTGGATTGTCGACTGTGGCATCACCGAAGGCGGGGTTGCCAGCACCGATCTGCCGCTGCGAACATGCGTCTACCCATCCTACAACCTTCACGACGGCAAGGAAAACCCCGCCGTGCTGCTGGCCTCATACACTTGGGCACAGGACGCCACCCGTGTAGGCTCTCTCGTCAACAACCGCGCATCCCCcgccggtgaggaggaacTTGTTGAGCTCATCCTCcgcaacctcgccctcctgcACGCTGAAACTATATCATACGACAAGATTCGAGCTGCTTTCACCGGCGTCCACCACGCCTATTCGTGGCCGCAGGACCCGAATACGGCCGGTGCCTTTGCATTGTTTGGGCCGGGCCAGTTTAGCAACCTGTACCCGTACTTGACGCGCCCGGCGGCTGACAGCAAGTTCCACATTGTTGGGGAGGCATCGAGCGCCCACCATGCCTGGATCGTTGGGGCTCTCGACAGTGCCGTCGCCGCCGTGTTGCGCTTCCTCAAGCGGTTCGAGTTGCGCAACCAGCTCAGGGAGCTCGAAGAGAAGTGGGGAGGcgtcgaggagctggagacaGGTGCGAAGGGCACATTGCATTTGCAGGTCGCAatggggatgttgagggaaAAGAACCAGGTCAAGGTTTGA